GAGTggaacaagaagaaaatacagacatCTGCCCTCCTCTTTTCACTCCCCTCAGCTCCAGCTTTCCCACAGGAGACAGGACATGGGACATACAGAGATGGAAACAGCCTCTCTGTGACGTGATCCTTTTCCCCAGTCTGGGCTCCTGTGATAGCCAAACCCTCCCCAGGGCCTCGGACCCCTTATAATTAACCTGTACTGGACCCAgggccctccctctgccctcattAACTCCAGGATGCAGAGAACCTGGCACAAAGGCCAGAGAGCAGGCCTGGTGATACCCACCTGCTTCAGTCCCCTGCCCACAGAGGCACACTCGGGGGAGCTTCCCTCTGGGGAGGCCTGCCAGGGTTCAGGATGTGACAGGAAAGGCACCCAGGctgaattttaaaggaaagagggCCTTGCCTGGAATTTTAGCCCAACCTTTCATTAGTTAAGTGTCCTTAGACAGGTCGTACAACGTGTCTGAGCCTCAGATGtttttttaactatataaataataAGGACCTCATAGATCagctctctccctccacctccatctACTCAGAATCAGTTCTGCCTCCTTCCGGCCCTGTGTTCACAAACTAGCAGAAGGATCCTTTCGGTTCCCGTGTCAGCACCAGCTGGGAGCCCCGTGGGGGCCCTGCCCTCGGCCAGCGCACAGGTCGACCTGCACCCCAGATCGCCTCGCCCCCCACGATGCCGCTCACAGGCTCTGCCACACTGCACAGGCCTGACCTCCACATCAAAGCTTCCTGGATCTTGTTCTCTGAACCCTCACACGGATTTCCTGCTTCTCAGTGAACCCAACTCACCCCCCCCAGCACAGTCTAGAGTTGTGTTGGCCTAGAATGTCCACCCTCTTCGTTTGGTCTCTGTTCCCTTCGGCCGACGGCTCCTGGCTGAGAATAGGGTACCCTGAGGGCAGGTGTGTGTTCCCTTGTTCTGGCTCTCTATGGAGGCAGGCTGGGTCTCCCATCTCCCACTGGGAACCCCTAACAGGGGATATCGGTGCTGCCTCTATtttcccctgccccccaacccccgtgGTGCCCATAGCGGGAGGAGGGACAGTCACGCACCTCCCCAAGACACAGCTCCTTCTTGATCAGCTCCTTTAGTTCCTTCCTGCTCAGGGTCAGTTTGCTGCCCTCTCTCCCGGAGTATTTGTGGAAAGTGGTGACCATAGTGGTCAGGGCCTTCTCTAGAGGGGTCTCCATGATGACGTTCCACTCTggagggggaaaggagggggCGGGTCACGTTTCCTGGGAAGCCAGACCTTCTGCTGCCCCCTCACTAGCCCagctcccaggcccctccctcaaGGACCAGAGACTGGGACCGATCCACCAAGTGAACCCAAATATGTCAGCACGGGCTCTAGTGAGACCCAAGGCACACTTGGAACAGCCAGAGCAGTGAAACTGACCACCCCCCAAAGGAGACCACACACTGTCCTGCTTCGGGGGTGTTAAAAAAGGGCTCTAATGGCAAAGGGATGATGAGATGACCTCCCCAAAAGAAGAACTAGTGGCAGACGATGGAGCAGAAAAGGAGCCAGGatttctccctgccccacccagctcaTTTTCCTCACCCTAGTCACCTTCCTTTGCCCGGCTGCCTGAATCTCCTGATATCAGGGATCGTCCCATTATAGAAGCGGGGGACAGGGCAAGGAGAGAGTCCAGAGATTggagggggctggggctggaTCTGGGAGGTGAGGTCTCAACAGGAAACAGGACAGAGGTGTTTGGACTTGTCCAGCTGGTCTCAGTCTCCCATTCAGGGAACTACACACACTagcagggagggtgggggccTCTGAAAATCTCCAGGATCATTTGAGAGCTGGATCCAGAGGTGGTGTAGAACGGAGCACAGCCACACCCACCCACGGGAAGTGGCAGCTGGAGCTCCCGTGACTCAGATGTGGAAACCACTTCCccctgagggaggaaggaggcaaCACCCAGGGAACTTGAGGGCTGCAGGTAAATCTGTACAGAGTCCAGAGCAAGCAGGAAGAAGCCAGTTCTTGAACCAGACCTGTCattcacctcccacctcccaaaaaACTcagcttctccccacctccaggagACTCAGCCAAGACCGCAGTAGACGCAGGGGCGTCTGCAACAGCGTCTTGGCTGGTTCTGATTCCCACCTTTCCCCCAAAACCCCTTCTCAGGAAAGGCTGATAGCCACAGTTCCAaattccctgccctcctccctgagCACGTGCCCCACTCATCGAGCTGGGTCTTCCTTGGTGGAGGTCACCACGGCTTTTCACACCCTGGCCTCATCCCAGCTTGCCCCACCATATAGACAGGTAGGGAGCTTAGACAGAAGGACTCACCGAGGAAGAAATAAGCCAGGGAACCCAGGCAGCAGAAGTAGGCTCACTCCCACTGCTCTCTGCCTTTATTCCCTCTCTCCAGTCTCTGGGAAaccagggcaggggcagggccaaTGAGAAGAGGCCAGGGACACGAGGAGACCCAGGTCAGAGCCTCCTGGGACAGGACTGGGGACGAATCCAGTGGGGGAATGAGTGGGGGACGATGTTTCCTGCCAAGGGCATGGTCAAGGTCAAGGTCATTAGCTGGTCGGGAGCCTGAGGGTTTTAAAGGGCTTTCAAATGGTTTCTCCTAAACCTCAATCATCTTCCTGGGAAAGAATCGTCAGAGACCGTTGGAATGGAGGGCTGAGAGACAGGGATTGGGGCGGGGGTTAGGGAAGGAGAGGGCCTAGGGATGGGGTAGAGCTTGTGGACTGGGGAGAGCGGGTTCCAACGCAATAAGGAACCGGGTAGGGGTCAGGGATAGCTGCCTGGGACCCAGGAGAGACTCAGACAGTGTTCTACCACCAAGCAGCCCAAGTCTAAGAACAGGACCGAGTGAGGGGTCTAGGACCTACGGCTGCTGCGGCCCCACCCTAGTCTGCCTGGATCCTCCGCACTGCACTAGAGAGGCAGCCAGGACTGGTCGCCTAGCAACAGGAGTTCCCAGGTAGAGAGTGATGCAGGAGGCTCAGGCGAGCGCACGCCCATggatgaggaaagagaagagggaggaggaacaCTTTTTCCTGGACTAAAATTCCACCCAAGTCTCTGTAGTCACACTCTGACGGAGTATCTGAGTCACCTACCCAACTCTTCTGAAACTTGAGAGAACAACACATGTGATGAGAAGAAAAGGGCAAAGCTCCAACGGTCACGGGGACCCAACCCTCCTGCCTCTGGACCTGCCCTCTCTACTCAGCTCTTCCCAAAGGTCCCCATCCCACCCAGGCATGGCCTGGAAACCTACCCTCAGCGGTCCCCACTGCACACTGGGCTACTGGCTTTTAACCTAAGGAGAAGCAATCCCGTGCCTGGTATTTTCTTGAGGGTGGGGAATCTcaactttatttctgtgtctggaGTTTTGTCTCCAAAATTACAGTCGCCTCCCaccatctccctctctcccaccccagccactgTCCTCCACTCATCCCTTCCAAGGTCCTTTGTCCTTCTCTGAAAGAACATGATTAATAATTAAGAACAGATGTCACTCACCGCAGGGCCTTTGGGGCAGACCCGGGGGTTGGAGAAGGACACATTCTCAGGCTGCTGCAATGGCCTGGCCACCCCCACAGCGCCTCCCTGATCTGTGGGGACATCCCCCTGGGGTTGGGAGCCAAGGCGCTGGAGGGCGGtggcagggcagggcctgggctgtgGACGGCGGGACTGAGCCCTTCTCCACATTCCACACGGGCCTCGCTGCTCCCCGTGACTCAGCCCttttccccacctcacccccaggGCACCCAAACTCCTTTCCAAACCCCAACCAGGAGCAGATGTGATCTTCAATCCCACCGAGCCTCAGTTAGAGGTCCTGCCAGAGGCGaggtgagggaggtgggaggggcgggTGCTTTGGATAAGGTCCCACAGCTCGGGCGGTCCAAGCCTCTGGGGGCCCCCTTCCTGCCCCCGGTCTCTTCAGAGTCAatgctgtcacacacacacacacacacacacacacacacacacacagtcagcccacatccctcccccaccttcaCTAGTCTCCACAAAACTGCAGCCTACACCCAGAGTCCCGCACCCCCCCAAATCCCTCAGCttccaccccacacccccacagaGTCTCAGACCATCAGCCTCGTAGCTTCTAAGAATCTTTATTGACTTGCTCAGCATCGTACACATGTCTGAAGAAGCCCGAGTGAGGTTCTGTGCCCACTACCCCCAGGGTGGACCCCAGCTGGCAGGCCCCCCACTCGCATCTGGGGAGCCCTCATTTCTTCCGGGGTTGCTTATCAGGGAAGCCCTCGAAGAACTCATTGCACATCATGGCGATGCAGGACAGGAAGACACAGTACTCCTGGAAGTCGACCTCGTTGTCCCTGTTACTGTCCAGGTTGCTCATGAGCTTCTGGAAAGCGGCCTCATCCGTCCGTTTCTGCAGGGGGAGAGGTTACAGGTAGAAACCGGGagtctggggacagagccaaaaCTAGAGCAGGCTTCTTCCTGCAGACGGAGCTCAGGCAGGTGCAGCCACTCCTGGGGGGCCCAGCTTTGGAACTCCAGTCTTCAGGGCCAAGCTAGGGAGGGAGAGTACCTGGATGCAACTGGAAAAGGGGACCACATCTCTCCCCCGGGGGGACAATCGTCATGAAAGCAATATATGTCTAAGTTGCATAAAGTTTGATACAGATGGAGCTAGGATTGCTCAGGGGAAATAGGCGTGTGAGTGTCTCCGTAACTGTGCCTTCTTCACAGGTAAAAACCAAATAGAAACTCAAAAAATGGTTCTTTGCTGCAGTGATGGCAAGAGGTGGACCGCCCTGGTTCGTGGACCTCAGCTTTGCACGCTGACTACCTTGGGAAGTTCCTTAGCCCCTCAGAGCGTGAGTTGCCCTTCTGGTCGGTCGTGCCAAGCCCCTGGCCGACTGCCTGGTCCCTAACAGCTTGTTCGTTCTCAGCCCCCTTTTCTGCTGGGCGCCAGGAAATGAGTGACAGGTGCTCACCACGTCTCCACCCGCCTCCGTGACAGATGCCCGCGGCAATGACTGCCCTGCAGAAAGACTGGTGCCTCCCAGGGCCCTGTCCAGCCTCTGACGGGGACACACCACTGGGGGACATACTTCCAGGCAGTAGCCACTCACCCCCAAGAAGCTGGGCATCTCCCGGGTCAACAGGTCCTTTAGCTCCGACTTGTTGAGCTTGAACTTGTCACCCTCCTTGCCTGAGTATTTGTGGAAGGTGGACACCATCACGTCCAGGGCTTTCTCCAGAGGTTGTGCCATGGTGGTTGTCAGGATCTGGGGGTCACAGAGGCATCCTtatcttccccaccccaccccagctatGCCCCACCCACTCCCATGCCACAGGGGGAGCTGGGAAAGGTGGGTCTCAGCTCCTGGTGGGGAGGGCGTGCACCATGGGAAATGCATGCTTCAGGCAGCAAACACTTCCTGGATTTCAGGCATGCAGGCCCTGGATTTCAGCATGCAAGCTCCCAGGGCGCACTCAGTCCTTTTGGTCCCACAGCTCAGCCCACAGCAGCCCGCCCAGCCCattctccccgcccccccccccccccccaatgctGGGCGAGGCTGCTGGAGGCCTGCCCAGCATGGAAAAAACCCGGGGTCTAGCGTAGGGAGGGCAGGGtgaggtggcagaggcagggatGCAGGCGAGGGCCGGGGAGGCCAAGTTTGGGCTGGGCTGCTGGAGCTGGCCAGAGGCTGATGGGACACTGCCAGACAAAAGCCCACGGTTGCCTTCTGACTTCACTTTGCTTCCCACACCCGAGTGTGCACACACAGGCTTGTGCAGCCCAGCAAACACAAGCCAATGTGCGCACCCACGAGTCAAACATGCACCAGGACAACACTACAGCCACACAACATACTATAGAGAGCTTGAATCCAGCCAACCGCACGcgtctttctttttgtttccgtTCTCCCTTGCTCATGCACGGGCGCGCACACATGCATCCCACCCCAGAGCTTCCACATCGGAACCGCACATCTGGACCCACTTAGCACATCTGGCCCCCACCAGCCTCCCCTTCTCCTGTCCCAGCCTCAGCCTGACACCCGATGCGTGCCAGTCATGCGACCACAACTCACCAGGTCGAGAGAGAGGAAACGCTGAGAAGAGAGGGTTGGGGAGACAGGAAGAATGGGGAGAGCCCAGCGGTTGGACCTATTTATACCCTGGGCAGGCCCTGCCCATGGCAGAGGATGGGGGAGAACGGGAGACAACCCTCTGCCCGGCCTGTGTGATGCATGCCaggcccccctccccgccccccgcccaccAGCCCAGCCTAGAAATGCAGCTCCCTGCCCCTGGCAGCCACAGACAATGGGCGAGCCCCAGTGGGCGCAGGCAGGGgcctcagccccacccctcctccccccagtgTACACAGCTCAGCCTGAGTTTTAGGGAACTGGAGGAAGGGACAGTCTGTGCCTGGAGCATAGAAGACAGGGAGCAAGTGGTCCCACCCAGCAGCTAGGAAAGGGGGTCCAGGGGTGGTGGGTGACAGGTGGGAAATTGCCCTGAGGGAGGGGACCCCAAGCTCAGCGCTTGGCACAGCTGACActgcctttctcccttccccaaagTGTTCTCTGCCATGTTGAGTGAGGCccagggcaggagctggggggCTGGGAGAAGCAGGTATCCCCCAAAGGAGGCCCTGGGACCAAGCTTGCCAGTGATGAGACAGAGGTGGAGTGGGAAGTGGGAGGCAGGTGTGGGCCTCAGGGACGGTGTGAAGGTACTAAGAGCAGGCGGGGAGGGGCAGAGGTCAGGAACGGGAGTTTAGAGTTGTGCTGGGCGTCAGGAATGACGAACAGGGTGGGAAGTGAGGGGTGAAACGGCCCAAAATGGGGGATTCACCCCTTGGGTGGGGTATAAACTCAGGGATTGAGAGCAGGTCAGAAGTGGGGGTTAAGCTCCTCAGGCGGGGGTGGTTTCGGGCGTGGAGTCTGCCTCAAGGGCTCCTCTTCCCGCTCCAAGGCCAGGCACCCCTCCCCGGTGTGGGACAGCACCCTAATCAGACCTCAGGCGCCCTAATCCTATTAGTGCCACTCTGGGCGCCCACAGCCCGGGGCAGGGAACAACCCCGCCCCAGACCCAGGGCCCCACCCTCCGTTCAGATCATCCTGTCATGAGGACTGAGTTCCATCCCCAGGGAAGCTCCGGCTGCCCTCTGGCTCccaaagagagagacacagagagagagacagagagagcccaACACGGTCTGTGTGGATCCCACCCCTCCTGCTGGACCCGTGACATCCTCCAGTGGAAAAGTCCAGAGAGGAGCCATGACCTCCGCAGGACTGCCCCCCGGCTGGCCTGTAAGAAGAACCAAAGCACACCGAGTGACACCAGGTCTTTATTGGGAGTTCAGCAGGCCCTTTCCCACCAGGGCCTCCTTCGTGCACATGCTCTGGGGGGCCTGGGCAGTCTCAAAGCGCCCCTGCCTCTCCCATCACACACCACAGCCGGGAGGCAGCGGGTGGCCGCTCTGCATGTCACTAGCTGTGATCCTGGGGACAGGTCCCTTCACAGGTCCCTGCCCCAGGCAACAGGGGTTAGGATATCAGGGGCAGACCTGGGAGATTCCACATGAGAAGGATGCAGAAGAGAGGGCAGGGGGTATGGGTGCCATGCCCAGGACCCCACAGGGCAGAGCTGGAGCAGGTCCCGGGCAGACCCTGCGGCAGAGGCTACTGGGGGCAGGGGGGCTCCGGGGAGCAGTCCTTGAAGTAGTCATGGCAGTAGGTGCAGAGGCAGGCCAGTGAGCGCACGTACTCCACGAAATCCACCTCGCCGTCCTTGTTGGCGTCCAGAACACTCATGAATTTACTGTAGTCACACTCCCGGAACTCCgtctgtgtgggggagggggccacGGGGGGCAGGATGCCTCACACACGCTGCTTCCCTCCCCCTACTCCTGGGCGATCCCACCCATCCCAACCCACAGCCCTTCTGGGCCCAACCTGGCCGACCTGCTCTGATAACTCACCGTGCcgacccccgcccccccccattCTCCTTCCCAGATTATTTGTGGAGCAACCCACTATGGCTGCTGAGGGCCTCCTGTGTGTTTCTTTACTGTACTCTCACTGCATCCTCCAGCAGCCCTGCAAAGCGGCACGTGTGATGAGGAAACGATTCCTGCCCTGTCACTTTCCTGCCTGGTGTCCTCGCCCCACGGTCTGGCCTCCCCCACTTCCTGCTGTCCTCTGCTCAGAGCGTGTCCCAGGCCTCTCTGTGCAGAGTCCAAGCGGTATTCCCCAGAGGCTGGGCACCCCAGGGGCTCACCGGGGTCCAGGTGGGCAGCTCCTTCTGCACCAGCTCCTTGAGCTCCGCCTGGCACAGCTTATGCTTGTCCCCGCAGCGCCCCGCATATTCCCGGAAGGTGCAAACGATGGCAGCCACCGCCTGCTCCAGAGGCCTGGCCATTCTCACTGTCACAGAACAAAGATGTGGCCCATAGCAGAGGCCCCGGTCACCGCCCTGTACCTCTGCCCTCCATGTTCCGGGCCTGTCCCAGACCTGTCTTCATTTCCACACAAGCCCGCCTCCTCTGAGCAGCCCTCCCTGACCACACCAGCACCTGCTAATCTATTTCTGTGCTGTGCCCCCATTGTTATTTTCCTGGACAGAGGTCTCATTTCCCCAACATCACTGCAAACCCCTCAGGGAGAGtgccctcccccgacccccccacAGAGGATTCCCTGATTCTCTCCACCTTTTCTCATCCCCAGCACCCAGGAAGGACTCAGTCCCACTCTGCACCACGCCATGACAAGCAGCTCCCGACCCTGGAAGGCTCCTTCCTCTCAGGACCCCAGATCTCCTTCTGTAGGAACTCGTTCAACCCTTGCCCGCTCTCCCTGTTCTCAGGCCCTTGGAGGAGCCGGGCATTGTCAGGGAGGGTCGGGTCTGAGAGGAGCTCCCACCACCTCACCACCCTTCACCATCCCTCCTCCCCCGAACTCAGGGACTCATCATCCAAAGGAAATGCCCCCTGCCTCTCACTAGGTGTGCAGTCCCAGGTGAGCCATTTACTCCGACCTGGGTCTCAGGTGcgttatctgtaaagtggggtcaGTCCCACCTCACAGGCCTAGTCGGGGAGCAAGCTCAGGCATTTACCAATCTGTGATCTGCCCCAGCTGAGCCCACCCTCCGGACCCCTGGGGGTCTTGAGACAGGAGGCTCAGCATTAGGGTACCCTGTTCTGTTAGAGGGGAAGCCCTTCATGGCActgcccccctcaccccactccaccccattCCACTGGACCCTTGCATCGCCTTCTGGGAAGAGCCTCCAGCCTGGTGAAACCCGAAGGCAGCCAGGAAGACAAGTGTTGTTTTCATGTGAGCCCGGTGACTCACTCGGTTCCCCCAGGGGACAGGAGTCTTGTAACAAGGCAGCCAGGGCCAAGCCTCTCCCTCTAATGAGTCCCCCTCTGCTGGGCCCTGTACAGCAAATGGCCAGCACGGTTGTGGCTATGGAAAGGGGGAGGCGGGGGTGATGGGACCAAGCACCCCCCGGGGTCTGACTCTTTGTGCCGGCCCAGGATTGGAGCAGGCTGTCCACCTTCCCAGGACAGGAAAGGGCCCTGATCCCAGGGACTAAGCCTCACGGGTGCTCAGCTGCCCCTCTGGGCTCCTGCCAGCCTGCCTGGCGCCACCACTGCTGCTTTTCCAGAAGCTAGGTGCCTAGAAACCCGAGGGAATCTGTTGTTCCCCATGCAGCCTGGCCTGTCTCAACCCGTTGGAAGAAAGAAGGACGGAGGCAAGGGGAGTTGCAGGGGGTTCACTGAGGGTCTCACCAGTGCTTTTAGCCCATTggcccctccccagggccagACCTCAGCCCTGCACGCCCCTAACCCAACCTTCCCGACAGCCCCTCACCGTACAAGAGAAGCTGTGACTTCCCTCACCCCATCAATCCCAGCTTTGGTCATCCCTCTGCCCCCGTGCCCACACCCGGGACCAGGGGACCCTCCCTGAACTGCCCGACCCCCAGTCCAGAGCAGGACCCAAGCAGTTGGCACTCACCCCTGGTGGTTGGCGGTTCAGCTGTAGGAGCCTAGAGACAGGGCAGCCCTATTTGTAGTCtcccagggaaggaagagggcaATTATGGGGGGCCCAAGTAGGTCAAGCTGAGGGTGCCCCCGGGGgcttccctgcctccttccctggcaGTCCCTATTACAGGCCCGGCCGCCCACCTATCCACGCACACATCAAAGACCCAGTCTGGGCATCAGACACTGCACCCCTTCATTCCCCCTCCGCCCTCCCCTAGAGCTGGGAACTGGGGACAGCCTCCTGCCTGTCCCCTTCTGTCGCTGGAGGAGACAGGCTGGGCTAGTCCATCAGATCCATTCCCTATCTCCTCACTCTGAACAGACACCCCGTAATACAATGTGGGAACACACTCTAGCCTGGCGTACATCTATGCCCCCAGAGAACCCCTGCGCCAGGGGTTCCCCTCTTGGAGCATCTGGTTAAGCCCTTCATTTACAGGTGAGAAGACGGAGGCCATGGGACACACCTGCCTGATCCCCAGATGTGTGTTTGGTAGCTGTGGGCTGCCAACTGCTCGCCTCCCTGGGAAGGGCAGCTGCGGGATGTGCTGGGGAAGAAAGAGTCTCCTTCTACCCTTCCAGGGTCTTGGGCTGGTCTCATACTCAAATTGACATACGACACATTAACAGAGTAACACATTTCATTCCCTACGTGGGGGGTGCTCCATAAGAATACGGGGCCCACAGGCAGTCAGGTGACAGGGGCTTATGTGCTCTTCTGAACTAAGGAGAAGGGGCTAGGGATCTGGGACTTCAAAAAGGAGGAAGacaattcacatggagatggaaaagcaaatgtggaAGGGTCAGGGAGGGACTCAGAGAGGACTCTGGCTCCAATCACAGCTGAGCCCCCCTTCAACACACCTACCCCCATTCTTTGTAGATCTCTCTGGGGATAGAGCTCTTCCTGGACCAGGCCCTTTACCTAAATTATTTCAGACAGTTAAAGGGGAGGTAAAAGTACTTTCTTAGGCTTTGGGGCCTCcattgtcttcagctcaaaatgaTGTCCTGCCAGGGATGGCACGTGCTGGGGATCCTTCCGAATGCCCACGGATGACTTTGAGGCACAGGAGGAAGGTGTGTTTTGCTCCTAGGGGCGTTTGCGTCCGTCTAGGCTGAGTTCTCTGGCTACACTCCCCCCCGACCCCCTCCCACAGTGCTGTGCGTGGAGGTGGGCTGCAGACTCCTGCATGGGCTGCCTGGGACTAGAGCTCAGCCCCACTGTTCCTTGTGATcccatggggtggggtgggtttcCTCAGCTTTGAACTGAAGCAAGTAGCCCTTTAGGGTCCCAGTATGATGGGGAGTGTCCCCCTTGTTGCCCACCTCGAGTGAGCCCTGGGCTTCGGCTCTGTGTTCTTCACTCCACAAACCGTCAAAGCCAAAGGTCATTTTGGCTCGGTTTGGCCAATGTCTTCCAGGCGCTATTAGCCCTGGTGCACTCCTCGCCTCCCGGAGTCTGCTTTACTGAGAGCTTGATCTTCCCACTCCTTCCTGCCTTGTCAGCATTCAATactttgaaaaagatttttttttttttttcaaattctatcCCGcatttcttgttgttgtttttagctgGAGCAGGCACAGACCACCGTATTACCAAAAATGGAAATCCCTTCTGAAgaggttcagaacaggcctccccaagatgtgtCACTTGGGCtggtgaattattttgagctgaaagcaaCCGAGACCCTGTGGGCCCACGAGAAACGTTTACCCCTCCCTTAAGCAACGTAAATGAGTTATAATGAGTTATCGCCAGAAAGTTCTTCTATGTGGCAGTGTAAACATCTAATTACTGAACACCTGCTCTTTTTATCGTCGCGCCTATGACCCTCCCTACCTCTAACGCCcccaaggcaccttacctcatcctCCGCTCAGAACGTCATATGTGCCTCAGTTTAACTTTCTGCCTCTGAACCTCTCGTGTCGCTGGGATTCCCACACATACGTATGTAATTAAACtcgattatttttctcttgttaatctgtctcgtGTTgctttaattattagaccagcggGGAGAAGCGAGGCGGGGAGAGCAAAGTTTTTTCCTCCCCTCACTTCATGTCACTTCTCcattccctccctcacccctgaaCCTGAGAGACCCCTCCTCATTTCACAGAGAGAGAAGCCAGGACCCAGAAGAGTGTGGGAAGGGCCGGAGGCGGTGAGCTCCTCGTAGACGCAGCCAGAGCAATAACACCTTGAGGTCACCCCAGGCCCCCAGTGCCCAGACCTCGCCTGTGCCACTTTCTCCTTGAAGACCCAGCCCCTCTGGGTGAGGAGAGCAAGCAactgggagggaagggcaggctgTGATTAGCCCTGTTTTATAGGCAAGGAATTAGGGGGAGTTGGGCACGGAAGTGAGGGCCAGAGTGGCCCCGCAATTAACTCGGTTCCAGGTCAAGCATTTATTCTCGTCTGTGATATCCCCGCTCCACCACCAGCCACCTCCCGGAAGCCAGTCATCCCCCAGCTCTGgccctcattttcctcacctgtcaatCATCGAGGGCAATAATGGAAACCACTTCACAGCA
This DNA window, taken from Rhinolophus ferrumequinum isolate MPI-CBG mRhiFer1 chromosome 22, mRhiFer1_v1.p, whole genome shotgun sequence, encodes the following:
- the S100A5 gene encoding protein S100-A5 isoform X2 → METPLEKALTTMVTTFHKYSGREGSKLTLSRKELKELIKKELCLGEMQEGSIDNLMKSLDKNSDQEIDFKEYSVLLTTLCMTYNDFFLEDHK
- the S100A4 gene encoding protein S100-A4, with the protein product MAQPLEKALDVMVSTFHKYSGKEGDKFKLNKSELKDLLTREMPSFLGKRTDEAAFQKLMSNLDSNRDNEVDFQEYCVFLSCIAMMCNEFFEGFPDKQPRKK
- the S100A3 gene encoding protein S100-A3, giving the protein MARPLEQAVAAIVCTFREYAGRCGDKHKLCQAELKELVQKELPTWTPTEFRECDYSKFMSVLDANKDGEVDFVEYVRSLACLCTYCHDYFKDCSPEPPCPQ